A region from the Benincasa hispida cultivar B227 chromosome 10, ASM972705v1, whole genome shotgun sequence genome encodes:
- the LOC120088463 gene encoding ruBisCO large subunit-binding protein subunit alpha encodes MASANALSSASILCSSHKSLRKVNQTQRNRVNYRQAGNRFVVRATAKEIAFDQSSRTALQSGIDKLANAVGLTLGPRGRNVVLDEFGSPKVVNDGVTIARAIELPDPMENAGAALIREVASKTNDSAGDGTTTASVLAREIIKLGLLNVTSGANPVSMKRGIDKTVQGLIEELEKKARAIEGRDDIKAVASISAGNDELIGLMIADAIEKVGPDGVLSIESSSSFETTVEVEEGMAIDRGYISPQFVTNPEKLIAEFENARVLITDQKISAIKDIIPILEKTTQLRAPLLIIAEDVTGEALATLVVNKLRGILNVAAIKAPGFGERRKAMLQDIAILTGAEFQANDLGLLVENTTIEQLGLARKVTISKDTTTIIADAASKDELQARIAQLKKELAETDSVYDTEKLAERIAKLSGGVAVIKVGAATETELEDRKLRIEDAKNATFAAIEEGIVPGGGAALVHLSTLVPAIKDKLEDPEEKLGADIIQKALVAPASLIAQNAGIEGEVVVEKVKSSAWEIGYNAMTDKYENLVEAGVIDPAKVTRCALQNAASVAGMVLTTQAIVVEKPKPKAPVAAPQGLTI; translated from the exons ATGGCGTCTGCTAATGCTCTTTCTTCGGCTTCCATTCTATGTTCTTCTCATAAG AGCTTGAGGAAGGTGAATCAAACGCAGAGAAACAGAGTAAATTACAGACAGGCTGGTAATAGGTTTGTTGTTAGAGCTACTGCAAAGGAGATAGCGTTTGACCAGAGTTCTAGGACTGCACTTCAGTCTGGAATTGATAAGCTTGCTAATGCAGTCGGTTTGACTCTTGGACCTAGGG GGAGGAATGTGGTGCTGGATGAGTTCGGCAGCCCCAAAGTAGTTAACGATGGTGTGACAATTGCTCGGGCAATTGAGTTGCCTGATCCCATGGAAAATGCTGGTGCAGCTCTAATTAGAGAG GTCGCAAGTAAAACTAATGATTCAGCTGGTGATGGGACGACAACTGCCTCAGTCCTCGCTAGGGAAATTATCAAACTAGGCCTTCTCAATGTTACTTCTGGAGCAAATCCAGTATCAATGAAGAGAGGAATTGACAAGACCGTGCAAGGATTGATTGAAGAGCTTGAGAAGAAGGCCAGGGCTATAGAAGGCAGAGATGATATCAAAG CTGTTGCTTCTATTTCTGCTGGAAATGACGAGCTTATAGGGTTGATGATCGCTGATGCCATTGAGAAAGTGGGTCCTGATGGTGTCTTATCCATTGAGTCATCATCTTCCTTTGAGACCACTGTTGAAGTTGAAGAAGGGATGGCG ATTGACAGAGGCTATATTTCTCCTCAATTTGTCACAAACCCTGAAAAGTTAATTGCTGAATTTGAGAATGCACGAGTGTTGATTACAGATCAGAAAATTTCAGCTATAAAGGATATAATTCCTATATTGGAAAAAACCACACAATTGAGAGCTCCTTTGCTTATCATTGCAGAGGATGTCACTGGTGAGGCTTTGGCTACCCTTGTTGTGAACAAGTTGCGGGGTATTCTAAATGTTGCTGCCATTAAAGCTCCAGGCTTTGGGGAAAGGAGAAAGGCCATGCTTCAAGATATTGCCATTTTGACAG gTGCTGAGTTTCAAGCCAATGATCTTGGATTGCTTGTAGAAAATACTACAATTGAACAGCTGGGTTTGGCCCGGAAAGTGACCATCTCTAAGGACACCACTACAATCATTGCTGACGCTGCTTCAAAAGATGAGCTACAAGCGAGGATTGCACAGCTAAAGAAGGAATTGGCTGAGACGGATTCTGTTTATGACACAGAGAAACTGGCTGAAAGAATTGCCAAATTATCTGGTGGTGTTGCTGTCATTAAGGTAGGAGCTGCGACAGAGACTGAACTTGAGGACAGGAAGCTCCGTATTGAAGATGCAAAGAATGCAACTTTCGCTGCCATAGAGGAAGGGATTGTCCCTGGTGGTGGTGCTGCACTGGTCCATCTCTCAACTCTTGTTCCTGCGATCAAGGACAAGCTTGAAGATCCGGAAGAGAAGCTAGGTGCCGATATTATCCAAAAG GCTTTGGTAGCACCAGCATCCTTAATTGCCCAAAATGCTGGAATTGAAGGGGAAGTAGTGGTGGAGAAGGTCAAATCGAGTGCGTGGGAAATCGGTTACAATGCAATGACAGACAAGTACGAGAATCTTGTTGAGGCCGGTGTTATTGACCCAGCCAAGGTGACCAGATGTGCCTTACAGAATGCAGCTTCAGTTGCTGGAATGGTCCTAACCACACAGGCTATTGTAGTTGAAAAGCCCAAGCCCAAGGCCCCCGTCGCTGCTCCACAAGGCCTTACCATTTAA